Proteins from one Paenibacillus amylolyticus genomic window:
- a CDS encoding extracellular solute-binding protein, which yields MSTLALVTGLLAGCGSDKGQAAEGGVQNVSIAIAQVGDVPSKGNEIQQKIEAYTNTKLDIQWIPASAYNDKINVMIASSDMPKIVKVQYNPTVTSAMRNDVFWEVGPLLKDYKNLSAQNERFFDNIKVEGKIYGVPVFSDIARATVIYRKDWFEKLNLKVPTTPDEWYETIKTLATSDPDGDGQDNTFGLMLFKKYNEDQYSFTTRLGVSFGAPNKWKVEDDGSFTPEFMTPEYMQVLDLLKRLYDEKLLNQDFAVFDSTEAEKKYDSGVVGIRVGVAQNGKSQQERLSKNNPDGVVDIAGLLGPNGDRVAGQTGNSGILAFPKSTVKSEEELKNLLSFLDKLMDPEMATLLMRGMEGKHYTKVGEDQVEMSDFDAFQREVKPYRDNFPYVEGYNVPKLKDTELGEKGTALAKELAEHAVPNPALTLYSPTYGDRGADLDQVIADAQTKYIMGKIDQSGWEKEIENWGKAGGNQIREEYAEDYKNRLNKEPEAEA from the coding sequence TTGAGCACACTGGCACTGGTGACAGGTTTGCTGGCAGGATGCGGATCAGACAAGGGTCAGGCTGCCGAGGGCGGCGTACAAAATGTGTCCATAGCTATTGCACAAGTGGGTGATGTACCAAGCAAAGGCAATGAAATTCAGCAAAAGATTGAAGCGTATACCAATACCAAACTGGATATCCAGTGGATACCGGCTTCAGCTTATAATGACAAAATTAACGTGATGATCGCTTCAAGCGATATGCCAAAAATTGTGAAGGTGCAATATAATCCGACCGTGACCAGCGCTATGCGCAATGACGTATTCTGGGAAGTTGGCCCATTGCTGAAAGACTACAAAAATCTGTCGGCCCAGAACGAGCGTTTTTTTGACAACATCAAGGTAGAAGGCAAGATCTACGGGGTTCCTGTTTTCTCGGATATTGCGCGGGCTACGGTGATCTATCGCAAGGATTGGTTCGAGAAGCTGAATCTGAAGGTGCCAACGACACCGGATGAATGGTATGAAACGATTAAAACACTGGCCACCTCCGATCCGGATGGAGACGGTCAGGATAATACGTTTGGACTGATGCTTTTCAAAAAATATAACGAGGACCAATATTCCTTCACGACGCGCCTTGGCGTAAGTTTTGGTGCTCCTAACAAGTGGAAGGTCGAGGATGATGGCAGCTTCACGCCGGAGTTCATGACACCGGAATACATGCAGGTATTGGATCTGCTAAAACGGTTGTATGATGAGAAACTGCTGAACCAGGACTTCGCTGTATTCGACTCTACGGAAGCGGAGAAAAAGTATGATTCCGGCGTTGTCGGTATCCGTGTTGGTGTAGCCCAGAACGGAAAAAGTCAGCAAGAGCGTCTATCCAAAAATAATCCGGATGGTGTGGTAGACATCGCTGGTTTGCTTGGACCGAACGGAGATCGTGTTGCAGGACAGACGGGTAACTCGGGAATTCTGGCATTCCCCAAATCGACGGTGAAATCGGAAGAAGAACTCAAGAATCTGCTCTCCTTCCTGGATAAATTGATGGACCCTGAGATGGCGACCCTGCTGATGCGTGGTATGGAAGGCAAGCATTATACCAAAGTAGGCGAAGATCAGGTGGAGATGAGTGACTTCGATGCATTCCAGCGTGAAGTGAAACCTTACCGTGACAACTTTCCTTATGTCGAAGGATACAACGTACCAAAACTGAAGGATACCGAACTGGGTGAAAAAGGTACGGCACTTGCCAAGGAACTGGCGGAGCATGCTGTGCCAAACCCTGCACTGACGTTGTATTCTCCAACGTATGGTGACCGTGGGGCAGACCTGGATCAAGTGATTGCAGACGCACAGACCAAATACATTATGGGCAAGATCGATCAAAGCGGCTGGGAAAAGGAAATCGAGAATTGGGGCAAGGCTGGTGGAAACCAGATTCGTGAGGAATATGCCGAAGATTATAAAAACAGGCTCAATAAAGAGCCGGAAGCGGAGGCTTGA
- a CDS encoding helix-turn-helix domain-containing protein gives MSITKRQREIVEFLLEHPHEVTAGEIAVEVKVSTRTVHRELQMIEQWLEPLGMRLEKNQEPVSELMPVPMIWLFCASN, from the coding sequence ATGAGTATTACCAAAAGACAACGTGAGATCGTGGAGTTTCTGCTGGAGCATCCACATGAAGTCACTGCCGGCGAAATTGCCGTTGAAGTAAAGGTCAGTACCCGAACGGTTCACCGGGAGCTTCAAATGATTGAACAATGGCTGGAACCTTTGGGCATGAGGCTGGAAAAAAATCAGGAACCGGTATCCGAATTGATGCCGGTTCCGATGATCTGGCTGTTTTGCGCCAGCAACTAG
- a CDS encoding PRD domain-containing protein, whose product MRQQLEGKEYVEFTPEERKLFMLCILLDEPEPVKLLALASDLKVTVSTVTADLDDLESRIRQAGLKLVRRRGYGVKINGSEAIHRTAIAALALEFLDESDLFGRQPEQGGSVVNQKLLDMIGHGDVLTIENALWQPDIEWLENIPERQYMKLLIQLSVAVVRIRKGFGIGRTSPRENTGDAVAVQDEVKVPPYMASRLCSVLSTQLGLGFSQDEQAYFHRLLMETEQRIHSSRLLPIDDLILLDRVHSLIDQMQARTHYAFHEDRLLREGLLAHMQPVMERIEGQQMIRNPLLQQIRKDYDSLFEDVKKSVGQAWPGTDVPDEEIGFLVMHFGASIERLRALKREIRAIIVCTSGIGSSRMLSSRLSKEIPEIRIMDSVSWYEAARIPTDQYDLVLSTVDLPMDEHQYYKVSPLLTAEESERLRHFIKTTTLQQQHDKPHETAVQMTSRYADPDGMEAILVEIVRIIGKFQVYPLDNQDIGFYKTVYAMCSVLHGAGVLKEPEDVAKRLEAREAVGSQKIPGTRLALFHTRSEGIYRPSISLFQLTEPLLRTPDDPAGVTHILLMLGPRELSKESLEVLSEISALLLQEEMITLLEKGIRDELIHYLSQELVGFYRSKTEIGG is encoded by the coding sequence TTGCGCCAGCAACTAGAGGGCAAGGAATATGTAGAGTTTACGCCGGAAGAGCGTAAGCTCTTCATGCTTTGCATCTTGCTGGATGAACCGGAGCCTGTAAAATTGCTTGCCCTGGCTTCGGATCTGAAAGTAACCGTATCTACCGTAACCGCTGATCTGGATGATCTGGAATCACGGATTCGTCAGGCGGGACTGAAGCTGGTCCGCAGGCGTGGATATGGCGTCAAGATTAACGGCAGTGAGGCGATTCATCGCACAGCCATAGCTGCACTGGCTCTGGAATTTCTGGATGAGTCCGATCTGTTCGGAAGACAGCCAGAACAAGGAGGCTCCGTCGTAAACCAAAAATTGCTGGATATGATTGGACACGGTGATGTGCTTACGATCGAAAATGCGTTATGGCAACCAGATATTGAATGGCTGGAAAACATTCCGGAACGTCAATACATGAAGCTGCTGATTCAATTATCTGTAGCGGTTGTACGTATTCGTAAAGGCTTTGGCATCGGCCGTACGTCTCCGCGAGAGAACACAGGAGATGCAGTTGCAGTGCAGGATGAGGTGAAGGTTCCGCCTTATATGGCTTCACGCTTGTGCAGCGTGTTATCTACCCAGTTGGGGCTGGGATTCTCCCAAGATGAGCAAGCTTATTTTCACAGACTATTAATGGAGACAGAGCAGCGGATTCACTCTTCGCGGCTGTTGCCAATAGACGACCTGATTTTGCTGGACAGGGTGCATTCACTGATTGATCAGATGCAGGCGAGAACGCATTATGCCTTTCATGAGGATCGTTTGCTTCGTGAAGGCCTGCTTGCACATATGCAACCTGTAATGGAACGAATTGAAGGGCAGCAGATGATTCGTAATCCACTGTTGCAGCAGATCCGCAAGGATTATGATTCACTTTTTGAAGATGTCAAAAAATCTGTGGGGCAAGCTTGGCCAGGCACAGACGTTCCGGATGAGGAAATTGGTTTTCTGGTCATGCATTTTGGTGCTTCCATCGAGAGGTTACGTGCATTGAAACGGGAGATTCGGGCGATTATCGTGTGTACAAGCGGAATTGGATCATCACGGATGCTATCTAGCCGACTGTCCAAGGAGATTCCCGAGATTCGCATTATGGATAGCGTCTCTTGGTATGAGGCTGCCCGGATTCCTACAGATCAATATGATCTGGTGTTATCCACTGTCGATCTGCCGATGGATGAGCACCAGTATTACAAAGTGAGTCCACTGCTTACGGCAGAAGAGAGCGAACGTCTGCGTCATTTTATTAAAACTACAACGCTGCAACAGCAGCATGACAAGCCGCATGAAACAGCGGTTCAGATGACAAGTCGTTACGCGGACCCTGATGGAATGGAAGCTATTTTAGTTGAAATCGTCCGAATCATTGGCAAGTTTCAGGTGTATCCGCTGGATAACCAGGATATCGGTTTCTATAAGACCGTATATGCGATGTGTAGTGTGCTCCATGGAGCTGGTGTGTTGAAGGAACCGGAGGATGTCGCAAAACGGTTGGAGGCACGTGAAGCAGTGGGAAGTCAGAAGATTCCTGGCACAAGACTTGCGCTGTTTCATACACGGAGTGAGGGGATTTACAGGCCGTCCATTAGCTTGTTTCAGCTCACAGAGCCACTCCTTCGTACGCCGGATGATCCGGCAGGCGTGACCCATATCCTCTTGATGCTCGGTCCCAGAGAATTATCCAAGGAAAGTCTGGAGGTTCTCAGCGAGATCAGCGCCCTGTTATTGCAGGAAGAAATGATTACATTGCTGGAAAAGGGGATCAGGGATGAGCTCATTCATTACCTGTCCCAGGAACTCGTTGGATTTTATCGCAGTAAAACCGAAATTGGAGGTTAA
- a CDS encoding sugar ABC transporter permease has product MKAETAARTRPATRSDKNLLWRDIIKNRWLYIMLIPGVLYFVIFKYIPMYGITMAFQDYTPYKGILGSDWVGFKHFQRFFGEPQFWTLFRNTFLLAIYNIVFFFPLPIVLALMMNEVRRERFKRFVQTLVYVPHFVSWVVVVGVFYMLFTTEGGAINELLYNLTGQKVAFLLEPEWFRTMIVGQSIWKEVGWGTIIFLAALSGVDTQLYEAARIDGANRWRQTWHITLPAIRSTIVILLILRLGNFLDTGFEQIFLMLTPTNRDVGEVFDTYVYTKGLTQAQYSYSAAVGLFKSVVGLALVLGANTLAKKFGEEGVY; this is encoded by the coding sequence ATGAAAGCCGAAACGGCGGCTCGAACACGGCCCGCAACCCGCAGTGACAAAAACCTGCTGTGGAGGGACATTATCAAAAACCGGTGGCTGTATATCATGTTAATACCGGGTGTGCTTTACTTTGTTATTTTCAAATACATACCCATGTATGGCATCACGATGGCTTTTCAGGATTACACGCCTTACAAGGGCATCTTGGGGAGTGACTGGGTAGGGTTCAAGCATTTCCAGCGTTTCTTCGGAGAACCACAGTTCTGGACATTGTTTCGGAATACATTTTTGCTTGCCATTTATAACATTGTGTTCTTTTTCCCACTGCCGATTGTACTGGCACTCATGATGAATGAGGTTCGCCGTGAACGGTTCAAACGTTTTGTACAAACGCTTGTTTATGTTCCGCACTTTGTTTCCTGGGTTGTTGTTGTCGGTGTGTTCTACATGCTGTTCACAACCGAGGGTGGTGCGATTAATGAATTGCTCTATAACCTGACTGGACAAAAAGTCGCATTCCTGCTTGAACCGGAATGGTTCCGTACGATGATTGTTGGACAATCCATCTGGAAAGAAGTCGGTTGGGGCACAATTATCTTCCTGGCAGCACTTTCCGGTGTGGATACCCAGCTCTATGAAGCTGCCCGGATTGATGGCGCCAATCGGTGGCGCCAAACCTGGCACATTACGCTTCCGGCCATTCGCAGTACAATCGTCATTTTGCTCATTCTGCGTCTGGGCAATTTTCTGGATACAGGCTTTGAACAGATCTTCCTGATGCTGACTCCGACGAACCGGGATGTGGGCGAGGTATTCGATACCTACGTGTACACGAAGGGTCTTACACAGGCACAGTACAGTTATAGTGCTGCTGTCGGGTTGTTCAAATCGGTTGTCGGGCTGGCGCTTGTCCTTGGTGCCAATACGTTAGCCAAAAAATTCGGGGAGGAAGGCGTCTACTAA
- a CDS encoding mannitol-1-phosphate 5-dehydrogenase, translated as MKALHFGAGNIGRGFIGLILSRAGYEVVFSDVNQTLVTALQQRGQYTVELANESKDQETVTGVNAINGTQLETVAQTVVEADLITTAVGVGVLKHIAPGIAKGLEKRLNTAPAQNPLHIIACENAIGASTQLKEHVYALLNEETRSLADQYVYFPDSAVDRIVPIQHHEDPLHVQVEPFYEWVVDRSQMAPAFKPVEGILYVDDLEPYIERKLFTVNTGHCVAAYIGNVHGYDTIQKAIADEKVKSIVYGALQETGAVLVKRFAFNPEEHEQYIVKILGRFVNPYLTDEVTRVGRSPLRKLSPNDRLVRPALQAYADGTETTYLAMGMAAACKFDVSDDPEAVELQNMIRQKGIAAALHHYTSMDEYHPVLEQAVAQYNEM; from the coding sequence ATGAAGGCCCTACACTTTGGCGCAGGTAACATTGGACGCGGATTTATCGGCTTGATTCTGTCCCGAGCAGGGTATGAGGTTGTTTTCTCCGACGTGAATCAGACCTTGGTTACCGCTCTCCAGCAACGGGGGCAGTATACAGTGGAGCTGGCTAACGAGAGCAAGGATCAGGAGACCGTCACAGGCGTAAATGCAATTAATGGAACCCAGCTGGAGACGGTTGCCCAAACCGTGGTGGAAGCTGATCTGATCACAACCGCAGTGGGTGTGGGCGTGCTTAAACATATTGCACCTGGTATTGCGAAGGGTTTGGAGAAAAGATTGAATACCGCTCCTGCTCAAAACCCTCTTCACATTATCGCTTGCGAGAACGCAATTGGAGCCAGTACACAATTGAAGGAGCATGTATATGCTCTGCTCAATGAAGAGACACGTTCCCTTGCGGATCAGTACGTTTATTTTCCCGATTCGGCTGTAGACCGGATTGTGCCTATACAACATCATGAAGACCCGTTGCATGTACAGGTGGAACCTTTTTACGAGTGGGTGGTGGATCGTTCCCAGATGGCCCCGGCATTCAAACCGGTTGAGGGCATTCTATACGTTGATGATCTGGAGCCGTATATCGAACGGAAGCTGTTCACTGTGAATACAGGACACTGCGTTGCAGCATATATCGGTAATGTGCATGGGTATGACACGATTCAGAAGGCTATTGCCGATGAAAAGGTGAAATCGATTGTATATGGTGCTTTGCAGGAAACGGGAGCTGTCCTGGTGAAACGGTTTGCATTCAACCCGGAAGAGCACGAGCAGTATATTGTCAAAATATTGGGACGGTTCGTCAACCCGTATCTTACCGATGAGGTTACTCGTGTGGGTCGTTCCCCGCTGCGCAAGCTGTCTCCAAATGATCGTCTGGTTCGCCCGGCCCTTCAGGCTTATGCGGATGGAACCGAAACGACCTATCTGGCTATGGGCATGGCAGCGGCCTGCAAGTTCGATGTCTCTGATGATCCGGAAGCAGTTGAACTGCAGAACATGATTCGCCAGAAGGGGATTGCAGCTGCGCTTCACCATTATACATCCATGGATGAGTATCATCCGGTGCTTGAACAGGCTGTTGCCCAGTATAACGAAATGTAA
- a CDS encoding cysteine-rich CWC family protein gives MSAEQDNQEHIHINVLVCPLCGEPNRCSYAAGHPHSECWCNQATFPEGVFDRIPAEQRRKSCICQRCLDDYADKRQPKEEPHS, from the coding sequence ATGTCTGCAGAACAAGACAATCAAGAGCACATCCATATCAATGTTCTTGTCTGCCCGTTATGCGGCGAACCGAATCGCTGTTCCTATGCCGCAGGACATCCTCATTCGGAATGCTGGTGTAACCAGGCTACTTTCCCCGAAGGTGTATTCGATCGTATTCCGGCAGAGCAGCGCCGCAAATCGTGCATATGTCAACGCTGTTTGGATGACTATGCCGATAAACGCCAACCAAAAGAAGAGCCACACAGCTAA
- a CDS encoding glycoside hydrolase family 88 protein, which yields MKETLQFTSVRMAQQFMESYRNHELYSTWHYENGCFLKALEELYAHTGEQKYFDYIRELMDHFVQEDGSIRSYTIEEYNLDQINQGKSLFLLHEKTGEEKYRKAADLLMTQLKGQPHTSEGGFWHKKIYPFQMWLDGLYMATPYLTQYGAVTGEEKWFDKAALQLLLVEQRTRDPRSGLLYHAWDESKEQRWSSGETGCSPHVWSRAMGWYVMAVVDTLDHLPVDHPQRGQIVGIFERVANGLVHVQDQQTGLWPHLLDQPGRERNYLEASGTSMFVYALAKGVRKGYLSGKFKAVAEKGYQGLLQHLLQTDREGVLSLTQCNGGAGLGGSPYRDGSYEYYVTESIRINDPKSVAPFILAGVEIELYKSN from the coding sequence ATGAAGGAAACACTGCAATTCACATCGGTGCGCATGGCACAGCAATTCATGGAAAGTTATCGCAACCATGAGTTGTACTCCACTTGGCATTATGAGAACGGCTGCTTCCTGAAAGCACTGGAGGAGCTCTATGCGCACACGGGGGAGCAGAAGTATTTTGACTACATCCGTGAGCTGATGGATCATTTCGTTCAGGAAGATGGATCCATTCGCTCTTATACGATCGAGGAATATAACCTGGATCAGATCAATCAGGGAAAATCATTGTTCCTGCTGCATGAAAAAACGGGTGAAGAAAAGTACCGCAAAGCTGCGGATTTGCTTATGACTCAGCTCAAAGGACAGCCTCATACGAGTGAAGGCGGATTCTGGCATAAGAAGATTTACCCTTTCCAGATGTGGCTGGATGGATTGTACATGGCTACTCCGTATCTGACCCAGTATGGCGCAGTGACGGGTGAAGAGAAGTGGTTCGACAAGGCGGCTCTACAGCTCTTGCTGGTGGAGCAGCGTACACGTGATCCGCGTAGCGGTCTGTTATACCATGCCTGGGATGAGAGCAAAGAACAGCGCTGGAGTTCGGGAGAAACGGGCTGTTCTCCACATGTCTGGAGTCGGGCGATGGGCTGGTATGTGATGGCGGTTGTGGATACATTAGATCATCTGCCGGTAGATCATCCGCAGCGCGGGCAGATCGTAGGTATCTTCGAACGGGTAGCAAACGGCCTGGTACATGTGCAAGACCAACAGACCGGACTATGGCCACATCTGCTGGATCAGCCGGGACGTGAGCGGAACTATCTGGAGGCTTCCGGCACCTCAATGTTTGTCTATGCATTGGCCAAGGGTGTACGTAAAGGATATCTGAGTGGCAAGTTCAAAGCGGTTGCGGAAAAAGGGTACCAGGGTCTGCTGCAGCATCTGCTGCAAACGGACCGTGAAGGCGTGCTGTCTCTGACGCAGTGTAACGGCGGAGCCGGTCTTGGAGGAAGCCCGTATCGTGATGGGTCCTACGAGTATTATGTGACTGAATCCATTCGGATCAATGATCCGAAGTCAGTCGCTCCGTTCATTTTGGCAGGGGTGGAGATTGAACTTTACAAGTCCAACTAA
- a CDS encoding AraC family transcriptional regulator encodes MYTQLRMIEDQLASALKQGDEEKTDTYFTQYLGLLADKKLHFSEYPVIMVQLLSRVYQLVQEQGGDVAEVLGEKASMSHLLKLSTLDEMTNWFRKRLFQPVIRFWREQEESQYMNIARRMIRLIEERYDRELSLEACAAELNFHPVYLSRVFKKEAGVNFTEYLAEYRMEKAKTWLQTTNLKISEIAEKLNYTNPTAFIRTFRKITGTTPGKYREQQR; translated from the coding sequence ATGTATACCCAGCTACGCATGATTGAAGATCAGCTCGCTTCGGCGCTCAAGCAAGGGGATGAAGAGAAGACGGACACCTATTTTACGCAATACTTGGGGCTGCTTGCTGATAAGAAGCTGCATTTCAGTGAATACCCCGTCATTATGGTTCAGTTATTGTCTCGTGTATATCAGCTTGTGCAGGAGCAAGGGGGAGATGTGGCTGAGGTGCTGGGTGAAAAAGCATCCATGTCGCATTTGCTCAAGTTGTCCACTTTGGACGAAATGACCAATTGGTTCAGGAAACGGTTGTTCCAGCCTGTCATCCGTTTTTGGCGAGAGCAGGAAGAATCCCAGTACATGAATATTGCTAGACGCATGATTCGTTTGATTGAGGAACGTTATGATCGTGAATTGTCGCTGGAAGCCTGTGCTGCTGAGCTTAATTTTCACCCTGTCTACCTAAGTCGGGTATTCAAGAAGGAAGCCGGAGTCAATTTTACGGAATATCTCGCAGAGTACCGGATGGAAAAAGCGAAGACCTGGCTGCAAACAACCAATCTTAAAATATCGGAGATTGCCGAGAAATTAAACTATACCAATCCAACTGCATTTATCCGTACGTTTCGCAAAATCACAGGAACAACCCCCGGCAAGTACCGGGAGCAGCAGCGATAA
- a CDS encoding AraC family transcriptional regulator, with protein MPKYLLRLLCFTLILGALPVIVIGSVSYTIASRDIEQKVRESNLQILHQTQMRVEQVLRSLQLSSIQYVNSPLVLQAMKKPLDSSEFQEIRDLTSGFNNLQAVTNIDQAYLVNLDEDWVVSMRSFGKLDDFSIRDRIGTYLSYTNSLFWVTQNVSSAKESVPVSAGMGELTPEQAPTLISSDNVVSMVFKIPMMPTNVKPKGFLVIDIADSELSTYLSRNTNAGDMYVLDREQKYFLNDVQLGGKYDALNKDIHEMVQTTGQPEGFFSAEVEGNQVAVSYRQSPLNGWLYVSVVSLGQITAQSQKIALVTGVATLVMLCVTGLVAIYGSRRMYSPISRLLQFTKGLDSPVAPSGRRQDEFIYIEEQLSTLFSSEKTMREQMKGQHVHLQEFFMTKLLTGKISEEDFRYQGEMYDFPTGWASLGVLMLQIDTLEGTRYEEQDRDLLLFAVNNMVGELLPSGVRFTPVMLDDAQVTVLASKLTDEVKLKEWMHTQADWIRERVVTYLNLPVSIGISRSYTCIGDTPRAVQESREALQGRVSLGSRIILHYEDIQPRGQMEAADVYPATHD; from the coding sequence TTGCCCAAGTATTTACTGCGTTTGCTCTGCTTTACCCTGATCCTCGGAGCCCTTCCAGTCATCGTTATTGGTTCGGTCTCGTATACGATTGCATCACGTGATATTGAACAGAAAGTGCGTGAAAGCAATCTTCAGATATTGCATCAGACCCAGATGCGGGTAGAACAAGTTCTGCGCAGCCTGCAATTATCATCCATCCAGTATGTCAATTCGCCTCTGGTACTGCAAGCGATGAAGAAACCGTTGGATAGCAGTGAATTTCAGGAGATTCGTGATCTGACCTCCGGTTTCAATAATTTGCAAGCGGTTACGAACATTGACCAAGCCTATCTGGTTAATCTGGATGAAGATTGGGTTGTTTCGATGCGTTCTTTTGGCAAATTGGATGATTTCAGCATTCGGGACCGGATTGGGACCTACTTAAGCTATACCAACAGTCTGTTCTGGGTCACTCAAAATGTAAGTTCAGCCAAAGAAAGTGTACCTGTGTCAGCAGGAATGGGTGAATTAACACCCGAACAGGCTCCTACCCTTATATCCTCGGATAATGTGGTCAGTATGGTATTCAAAATTCCGATGATGCCAACCAATGTGAAACCGAAGGGGTTTCTTGTGATTGATATCGCCGATTCGGAACTGAGTACATATTTGAGCCGGAATACGAATGCTGGAGATATGTACGTTCTGGATCGGGAGCAGAAGTATTTTCTGAACGATGTGCAGCTAGGCGGGAAATATGACGCGCTGAATAAGGACATTCATGAAATGGTGCAAACGACGGGCCAGCCAGAGGGTTTCTTCAGTGCGGAGGTGGAAGGCAACCAAGTGGCGGTTAGTTATAGGCAATCTCCGCTCAATGGCTGGTTATACGTGTCCGTTGTTTCTCTTGGACAGATCACAGCCCAATCTCAGAAAATTGCATTGGTCACCGGTGTTGCTACACTGGTCATGTTATGTGTAACGGGACTGGTCGCCATATACGGCAGTCGGCGGATGTACTCACCGATCTCCAGGCTGCTGCAATTCACAAAGGGGTTGGATTCCCCAGTCGCCCCCTCAGGACGCCGTCAGGATGAATTTATCTATATCGAGGAGCAATTGTCAACCTTGTTCAGTTCGGAAAAAACGATGCGTGAGCAGATGAAAGGCCAGCATGTGCACCTCCAGGAGTTTTTTATGACCAAACTGCTGACAGGCAAAATCTCGGAAGAAGATTTCAGATATCAGGGAGAGATGTACGATTTCCCGACAGGGTGGGCGAGTCTTGGTGTACTCATGCTCCAGATCGATACCTTGGAAGGGACACGATACGAGGAACAGGATCGAGATCTGCTGCTGTTTGCTGTCAACAATATGGTAGGTGAGCTCCTTCCTTCAGGAGTTCGGTTCACGCCGGTTATGCTGGATGATGCTCAGGTCACCGTGCTTGCCTCCAAACTCACGGATGAGGTGAAGCTGAAAGAATGGATGCACACCCAGGCAGACTGGATTCGTGAGCGTGTCGTGACGTATCTGAATCTTCCGGTAAGCATAGGCATCAGTCGATCTTACACTTGTATTGGGGATACGCCAAGAGCGGTTCAGGAGAGCCGAGAGGCTCTGCAAGGCCGGGTAAGTCTGGGCAGCCGTATTATTTTGCATTATGAGGATATACAGCCACGCGGTCAGATGGAGGCTGCTGATGTATACCCAGCTACGCATGATTGA